The Thiosulfativibrio zosterae genome has a window encoding:
- the ppc gene encoding phosphoenolpyruvate carboxylase, translating into MAATLRDKQLRSRVKLLGSLLGEVIETQVGTPILEAVEKLRKGYIQLHEAEDANLRAELKAFIEAQTPEDLILIIRAFNLYFSLVNLAEEEHQYHERQSQLKSDGPLWMGSVLNTIGEFKNSGMTAEEVTLLLNKINYIPVFTAHPTESKRRAITDNLRRIFVTLGELNEAEAYKNPYAQDEIIKKLQYQIQVLWKTDEVRRMKPTVEDEVRNGIYFFRQSLFKAVPVVYRYMERALARHYPDDNIATPNFLTFGSWIGGDRDGNPFVTHKTTVNALYMQSRAVIYEYQKRVFELSSQLTQSKFISDINQEVINRATIVDADLLESVFHRRTERFRDEPYRRFLYIIRGRLSHNLEYIEAQLNGTHIKKSRFAYASENDFLEDLQLIDSSLRGHGDHNIANADLKDLIRLVQTFGFYLMRLDIRQESNVHSDAVADLLQHLNIDYFSLSEAERLDLLAKHVASPTIIDTQHLSLKKMTKEVLDVFHVIHNMREEISHKAFNNYVISMTHEASHVMEVLFLAHQVGLAGYNAGKPYCKVRIAPLFETITDLEHIVPVTKALFDNPTYNAMLKASGNQQEIMLGYSDSAKDGGNLSSAWSLYQAQQQIMKLADEHRIECRLFHGRGGTVGRGGGPTHTAILSQPTGTVRGQIKFTEQGEVLSYKYSNAETAMYEISLGVTGLMKASTCLVKPVTPDNEKHLVTMQQLAKDGEFAFRELTDNTPGFFDFFYQATPVNEIGLLNIGSRPSHRKKGNLSKSSIRAIPWVFGWAQARLTFPAWYGTGYAIAKWKAEHGDRTINDMYENWPFFRGLVSNIQMALFKTDLIIGENYSKLGKDPEISQKIYQMIAQEHIRSVDTNLEISGNEYLMADTPTIALSLTRRTPYLEPLNNIQIALLKRYKDENITEEEREVWLTPLLNSINAIAAGMRNTG; encoded by the coding sequence ATGGCTGCAACTCTTCGTGACAAACAACTGCGTTCTCGCGTTAAATTACTTGGCTCATTATTGGGTGAAGTCATCGAAACTCAAGTCGGCACGCCGATTTTAGAAGCGGTTGAAAAGCTGCGTAAAGGTTATATTCAGCTTCATGAAGCTGAGGATGCCAACTTAAGAGCTGAGCTCAAAGCTTTTATCGAAGCTCAAACCCCCGAAGACCTTATTTTAATCATCCGAGCCTTTAACCTTTATTTCAGCCTTGTAAACTTAGCTGAAGAAGAGCATCAATACCACGAACGCCAAAGCCAACTCAAATCAGATGGCCCGCTATGGATGGGTTCTGTTTTAAATACCATTGGTGAGTTTAAAAACAGTGGCATGACGGCTGAAGAAGTCACCCTCTTACTGAACAAAATCAACTACATACCGGTATTTACAGCGCACCCAACTGAATCCAAGCGTCGTGCCATCACCGACAACTTAAGACGCATCTTTGTGACTTTAGGTGAATTAAACGAAGCTGAAGCTTACAAAAATCCTTATGCTCAAGATGAAATCATCAAAAAGCTGCAATACCAGATTCAGGTGCTTTGGAAAACCGACGAAGTGCGTCGCATGAAGCCAACGGTTGAAGATGAAGTGCGCAATGGTATTTACTTTTTCCGTCAGTCACTTTTTAAAGCGGTTCCCGTGGTGTATCGTTATATGGAGCGTGCTTTGGCTCGCCACTACCCAGACGACAATATTGCCACCCCTAACTTTTTAACCTTCGGTTCTTGGATTGGTGGCGATAGAGATGGCAACCCCTTTGTAACCCACAAAACTACCGTAAATGCACTTTACATGCAATCGCGCGCGGTGATTTATGAGTATCAAAAACGCGTATTTGAACTGAGTTCACAATTAACCCAGTCAAAATTTATTTCAGACATTAATCAAGAAGTGATTAATCGCGCAACCATTGTTGATGCCGATTTGCTTGAATCTGTTTTTCACCGAAGAACTGAGCGTTTTAGAGACGAACCCTATCGTCGATTCCTATACATTATTCGCGGACGCCTTAGCCATAACCTAGAATATATTGAAGCGCAATTAAATGGAACACACATTAAAAAAAGCCGCTTTGCCTATGCCTCTGAAAATGACTTTTTAGAAGACCTGCAATTGATCGACTCTTCCTTAAGAGGTCATGGTGACCACAATATCGCCAATGCCGACTTAAAAGACTTAATTCGCTTAGTGCAAACTTTTGGTTTCTATCTAATGCGCTTGGATATTCGTCAAGAATCGAATGTACACAGTGATGCGGTTGCGGATTTACTTCAACATTTAAATATCGACTACTTCAGCCTTTCTGAAGCAGAGCGTTTGGACCTATTAGCCAAACATGTCGCCTCGCCAACCATTATCGACACGCAACATTTGTCTCTCAAGAAAATGACCAAAGAAGTGCTAGATGTCTTCCATGTGATTCACAATATGCGGGAAGAAATCAGTCATAAAGCCTTCAACAACTATGTTATTTCTATGACGCATGAAGCCAGCCATGTTATGGAAGTGCTATTCCTTGCGCATCAAGTGGGATTAGCGGGCTACAATGCTGGCAAACCTTATTGCAAGGTTCGCATTGCACCGCTATTTGAAACCATTACCGACCTTGAGCACATAGTGCCAGTGACTAAAGCGCTGTTTGACAACCCAACTTATAATGCCATGCTGAAAGCCTCTGGCAACCAACAAGAAATCATGCTGGGTTACTCAGACTCGGCAAAAGACGGTGGAAACTTGTCCTCGGCTTGGAGCTTGTATCAAGCGCAACAACAAATTATGAAGCTGGCTGATGAACACCGCATTGAATGCCGTTTGTTCCACGGTCGCGGTGGAACGGTTGGTCGTGGTGGAGGACCTACGCACACCGCCATCCTGTCACAACCAACAGGCACAGTGCGTGGTCAAATTAAGTTTACCGAACAAGGTGAAGTGTTGTCTTACAAATACAGTAACGCTGAAACTGCGATGTATGAAATTTCATTGGGCGTAACAGGCCTCATGAAGGCCAGTACCTGTTTGGTAAAACCTGTGACGCCAGATAACGAAAAACACTTAGTAACCATGCAACAACTGGCTAAAGATGGAGAGTTTGCGTTCCGTGAGTTGACAGATAACACGCCTGGTTTCTTTGATTTCTTCTATCAAGCCACTCCTGTTAATGAAATTGGCCTATTAAACATTGGTTCTCGCCCATCGCATCGTAAAAAAGGCAACTTATCGAAGTCTTCAATTCGTGCCATTCCTTGGGTATTTGGCTGGGCGCAAGCGCGCTTAACTTTCCCTGCTTGGTATGGAACTGGGTATGCGATTGCCAAGTGGAAAGCTGAGCACGGTGACCGCACCATTAATGATATGTATGAAAACTGGCCTTTCTTTAGAGGATTGGTGAGTAACATTCAAATGGCTTTATTCAAAACCGACTTAATCATTGGTGAAAACTATTCAAAACTGGGTAAAGACCCTGAGATTTCGCAAAAAATCTATCAAATGATTGCTCAAGAGCATATTCGTTCTGTAGATACTAATTTAGAAATTTCTGGCAATGAATATTTAATGGCCGACACTCCGACCATTGCTCTGTCCTTAACGCGCAGAACGCCTTATTTAGAGCCTTTGAATAATATTCAAATTGCACTTTTAAAGCGTTATAAAGATGAAAACATCACCGAAGAAGAAAGAGAAGTTTGGCTAACCCCGCTTCTAAACAGCATTAATGCGATAGCCGCGGGCATGAGAAACACGGGCTGA
- the panD gene encoding aspartate 1-decarboxylase, translating into MQITLLKSKLHRVTTTHAELGYEGSCAIDSHLLEVAGIREYEQIQIYNINNGERFTTYAIQAEANSGIISVNGAAAHKASPGDLLIIATYAVLSEAEANSFKPKMVYFDEHNKITHTRNTIPMQMAESA; encoded by the coding sequence ATGCAAATCACTTTATTAAAATCTAAACTTCACCGCGTGACAACCACGCATGCGGAGCTGGGGTATGAGGGATCTTGTGCGATTGACAGTCATCTTCTAGAAGTTGCTGGTATTCGTGAATACGAACAAATTCAAATATACAACATTAATAATGGCGAGCGTTTTACCACCTATGCCATTCAGGCTGAAGCCAATAGCGGGATTATTTCGGTGAATGGCGCTGCCGCGCATAAAGCCAGCCCAGGTGATTTGTTAATTATTGCTACCTACGCGGTTCTAAGCGAAGCGGAAGCCAATAGCTTTAAACCTAAAATGGTTTATTTTGATGAGCATAACAAAATCACTCATACTCGCAACACCATTCCCATGCAAATGGCTGAGTCTGCTTAA
- a CDS encoding OmpA/MotB family protein, whose amino-acid sequence MAKRVKPCPGWLATFADLMSLLMAVFVLLFAMSTLDAEKYESVVQSLTNALGHGQDLTQTQVQYFKQVQKNQSDSDLSGETVIENLKPLYESLIETYLSEAKPSEDIKINFDPQKNQIKVTFAEQISFSSGQAELMPKLIFQLRKLKVYLNPDMFVRAVGHTDELPVTGGRFRSNWELSSARAAAVIEQLVLDSVILPEQGEAVGMADTQPISAEHTPEAHAKNRRVEIIIMPKTLR is encoded by the coding sequence ATGGCAAAGAGAGTTAAACCTTGCCCAGGATGGTTAGCGACCTTTGCAGATTTAATGTCGCTGTTAATGGCGGTTTTTGTGTTGTTGTTTGCCATGTCGACTTTGGATGCAGAAAAATATGAATCTGTTGTGCAGAGCTTAACGAATGCGTTGGGGCATGGTCAGGATTTAACGCAAACTCAGGTACAGTATTTTAAGCAGGTTCAGAAAAACCAAAGTGACTCAGATTTGAGTGGCGAAACGGTGATTGAAAATCTTAAACCGCTCTATGAAAGTCTAATCGAAACTTATCTTTCTGAAGCGAAACCCTCTGAGGATATTAAAATCAATTTTGATCCTCAAAAAAATCAAATAAAAGTGACTTTTGCGGAACAGATTTCCTTTTCCAGTGGACAGGCTGAGTTGATGCCTAAGCTGATTTTTCAATTACGAAAATTAAAAGTTTATTTAAACCCAGATATGTTTGTGCGTGCAGTGGGCCATACGGATGAATTGCCGGTAACCGGTGGACGGTTTAGGTCTAACTGGGAATTATCTAGTGCGAGAGCTGCTGCCGTGATTGAGCAACTAGTGCTAGATAGTGTTATTTTGCCCGAGCAGGGCGAGGCGGTTGGCATGGCGGATACTCAGCCAATCTCAGCGGAACACACACCAGAAGCTCATGCTAAAAATCGACGGGTTGAAATAATTATCATGCCTAAGACATTGCGTTAG
- a CDS encoding motility protein A yields the protein MSFSTLIGLFLGLTIVLLAMAMGSSILLFINVPSIMIVFGGTIAATMIRYSMAEVFNAIGMSFKVLKPTDDIQDLSQLIDLTEEMLRISRKGGMLALENIEVNNAFYRDGVRMLVDGYSKDLVQQSLKEQNKLLVDRAETSSGVFSAIGDAAPAFGMIGTLVGLIQMLSNLSDPSTIGPAMSVAMLTTLYGAMIANLFALPMADKISSWAHAEANRQHLIIDAIESLASGHNPAVMRDLLLPYLQGKKAKSEALNGKES from the coding sequence ATGAGTTTTTCAACATTAATTGGTTTATTCCTAGGACTTACCATTGTGTTGCTGGCAATGGCAATGGGTTCATCTATTCTGCTGTTTATCAATGTGCCATCCATCATGATTGTGTTTGGCGGCACCATTGCCGCCACCATGATTCGTTATTCTATGGCAGAAGTGTTTAATGCAATCGGTATGTCCTTTAAGGTTTTAAAACCTACGGATGATATTCAAGATTTGTCTCAGTTGATTGATTTAACTGAAGAAATGTTGCGAATTTCCCGTAAAGGTGGGATGTTGGCGCTCGAAAATATCGAGGTCAATAACGCCTTTTATCGAGATGGTGTTCGCATGTTGGTGGATGGTTATTCTAAAGATTTGGTTCAGCAATCGTTAAAAGAGCAAAACAAGTTATTGGTCGATAGGGCTGAAACCAGCTCGGGCGTGTTTTCAGCAATAGGCGATGCCGCACCTGCCTTTGGCATGATTGGTACTTTGGTTGGCTTAATACAAATGTTATCAAACTTATCCGACCCGTCAACCATTGGTCCAGCCATGTCGGTTGCGATGTTGACTACCTTATATGGTGCGATGATTGCCAATCTCTTTGCCCTGCCGATGGCGGATAAAATTTCTTCTTGGGCACATGCAGAGGCAAATCGCCAACACCTGATTATTGATGCCATAGAAAGTTTAGCATCAGGCCATAATCCTGCGGTGATGCGTGATTTACTGTTGCCTTATTTGCAAGGAAAAAAGGCAAAATCGGAAGCGTTGAATGGCAAAGAGAGTTAA
- the panC gene encoding pantoate--beta-alanine ligase — MKVIETLDELRAQIQDWKTAGLKVGFVPTMGNLHAGHISLVDFAKQSADKVVVSVFVNPMQFGPSEDLDKYPRTFEQDVEKLSAAETDVLFFPSVALMYPKGMSQTRVCVPEHLTGLLEGATRPGHFDGVTTVVTKLFNMVQPDVAVFGQKDYQQLQVIKSMVEDLAMPITIITAPIGRDVDGLALSSRNQYLSAAQRQVAPKLFVVLNDLALALKSGNSNVAALEATAIQQLLAEGFDAVDYVSVVDAQHLMALTETQIQQKLAQKQPCLVILAVARLGNSRLLDNILIN; from the coding sequence ATGAAAGTCATTGAAACCCTGGATGAATTACGCGCTCAAATTCAAGATTGGAAAACTGCTGGCCTTAAGGTGGGGTTTGTACCTACTATGGGAAACTTGCATGCAGGGCATATCAGCTTGGTAGATTTTGCAAAACAATCGGCCGATAAGGTGGTGGTGAGCGTATTTGTGAACCCTATGCAGTTTGGACCAAGCGAAGATTTAGATAAATATCCAAGAACCTTTGAGCAGGATGTCGAAAAGCTCAGCGCGGCAGAAACTGATGTGTTGTTTTTTCCCAGTGTTGCCTTAATGTATCCCAAAGGCATGAGCCAAACTCGGGTGTGCGTGCCAGAGCATTTAACAGGATTGTTAGAGGGAGCGACACGCCCTGGACATTTTGACGGGGTGACGACGGTGGTCACCAAACTTTTTAATATGGTACAGCCAGATGTGGCGGTGTTTGGTCAAAAAGATTATCAGCAGTTGCAAGTGATCAAGTCGATGGTCGAAGACCTAGCCATGCCGATTACAATCATTACCGCGCCAATCGGGCGCGATGTAGATGGTTTGGCATTGAGTTCTCGTAATCAATATTTGTCGGCAGCGCAACGCCAAGTTGCCCCAAAGTTGTTTGTGGTGTTGAATGATTTAGCTTTGGCTTTAAAATCGGGTAATTCTAATGTGGCGGCACTCGAAGCAACGGCTATCCAGCAATTGTTAGCCGAGGGGTTTGATGCGGTAGATTATGTGTCTGTGGTGGATGCTCAACATTTGATGGCATTGACAGAAACCCAAATTCAACAAAAACTGGCTCAAAAACAACCATGCCTGGTCATTTTAGCGGTGGCAAGATTGGGAAATTCCCGTTTATTAGACAATATCTTAATTAACTAA
- the panB gene encoding 3-methyl-2-oxobutanoate hydroxymethyltransferase: MTLNQLLKMKQNQQKIVCLTAYDAAFGHWVSAAGVDVILVGDSLGMVVQGHTTTLPVTLEQMVYHTQMVQRSNSTAWCIADLPFMADATLQDGLAAAKALMQAGANMVKFEGGQRAVALVARLSELGVPVCGHLGLLPQSVQKTGYRVQGRDAAAAEALMNDALALQAAGADLLVLECVPSDLARQISQALTIPVIGIGAGKDTDGQVLVLHDLLGLTLGKAPKFSHNFMTGADSIQQAIERYVTAVRNLEFPQPCHEMT, translated from the coding sequence ATGACTTTAAACCAACTTTTAAAAATGAAACAAAACCAGCAAAAGATTGTCTGCTTAACGGCCTATGATGCCGCATTTGGACATTGGGTTTCAGCCGCTGGGGTGGATGTGATTTTGGTGGGAGACTCTCTTGGAATGGTGGTGCAAGGGCATACTACAACCTTGCCGGTGACCTTGGAACAAATGGTCTATCACACGCAAATGGTACAGCGCAGCAATAGTACAGCTTGGTGCATTGCAGACCTGCCTTTTATGGCGGATGCCACTTTGCAAGATGGACTGGCGGCCGCTAAGGCATTAATGCAAGCTGGCGCCAATATGGTCAAGTTTGAAGGTGGACAAAGAGCGGTTGCTTTGGTCGCAAGATTGAGTGAGCTGGGTGTGCCGGTGTGTGGCCATTTGGGATTATTACCCCAGTCGGTGCAAAAAACCGGTTATCGAGTGCAGGGTAGAGATGCAGCCGCAGCAGAAGCTTTAATGAATGATGCCTTGGCTTTGCAGGCTGCAGGCGCAGACCTGTTGGTGTTGGAATGTGTGCCTTCAGATTTGGCGCGCCAAATTTCACAAGCCTTAACGATTCCGGTGATTGGTATTGGGGCTGGCAAAGATACTGATGGACAAGTATTGGTGTTGCATGATTTACTGGGGTTAACCTTGGGTAAAGCGCCAAAGTTTTCGCATAACTTTATGACGGGTGCGGATTCTATTCAGCAAGCCATTGAACGCTATGTGACAGCCGTGCGAAACCTCGAGTTTCCACAACCCTGTCACGAGATGACTTAA
- the folK gene encoding 2-amino-4-hydroxy-6-hydroxymethyldihydropteridine diphosphokinase: MTAVKSTAVIGLGGNLENPQTQVQRAIQALAELPQTQLLKASRLYASKPQGPQDQPDFINAVAIVQTALSPFDLLAACQGLESTLGKRKVRHWGERLIDLDILLYDDVCLKTPQLTLPHAFLAQRDFVLLPLQEIWPDCDIVNLGKVTDLVNNLTETFVLPIDPLIEKPPLDPL; the protein is encoded by the coding sequence ATGACGGCTGTAAAATCCACTGCAGTCATAGGCTTGGGGGGGAATTTAGAGAACCCCCAAACTCAAGTGCAACGCGCGATTCAGGCGCTGGCGGAATTGCCGCAAACACAGTTGCTCAAAGCCTCTCGTTTATATGCCTCAAAACCGCAAGGTCCGCAAGATCAACCAGATTTTATTAATGCCGTTGCCATTGTTCAAACTGCTTTGAGTCCCTTTGATTTATTAGCGGCTTGTCAGGGTTTAGAATCCACTTTAGGCAAGCGCAAGGTGCGACATTGGGGGGAGCGTTTGATTGATTTGGATATTTTGCTCTATGACGATGTTTGTTTGAAAACACCTCAATTAACCCTTCCGCACGCCTTTTTAGCTCAGCGTGATTTTGTGCTACTGCCGTTACAAGAAATTTGGCCTGATTGTGACATCGTAAACTTAGGCAAGGTTACTGATTTGGTGAATAATTTAACCGAAACTTTTGTCTTGCCGATTGACCCTTTGATAGAAAAACCGCCTTTGGACCCTCTATGA
- the pcnB gene encoding polynucleotide adenylyltransferase PcnB produces the protein MQKIIRKIRAFLSPQTPVKSSHSPIPTVDLSAPVIIPRDQHGISRSQIDKPALDVLYGLKRAGYEAYLVGGAVRDLLLGLEPKDFDVVTNADPEQIQAVFKRQCTLIGRRFRLAHVRFGRNVIEVATFRGEGEASTSSSAIKKRFGRRQEPLRQVDDTGRLLRDNIYGSMDEDIWRRDFTVNSLYYNIRDFSIIDYAGALEDIEKGQLRLIGDPEERYREDPVRMIRAVRFAAKLGFKIEVATEKPLFELGSLLLDVSNARLFEEVLKLFHSGVGLEVFEKLRHYGLFEYIFPLTHQTLAYEDDHFPKMLVIEALKSTDARIQENKSVNPSFLFAAMLWEPMRDLMEQYQEEGESLQDALHHAANEVLNAQIKSTAIPKRFTAQMREIWVMQFRLPSRHGDKAQRLTEHPRFRAAYDFLGVRVAAGEEDLASLFDWWTQYQEKNPVEQVAFANDIEQPSRRKKRPRRNRNPYRKSSGAKANTGDL, from the coding sequence ATGCAAAAAATCATTCGTAAAATTCGAGCTTTTTTAAGCCCTCAAACGCCTGTTAAGTCAAGCCATTCGCCCATCCCTACAGTTGACTTATCTGCCCCTGTGATTATTCCCCGTGACCAACATGGTATTTCTCGCAGTCAAATCGATAAGCCCGCGTTAGATGTGCTTTATGGTTTAAAGCGTGCCGGTTATGAGGCTTATTTGGTTGGCGGTGCCGTGCGCGATTTGTTACTGGGATTAGAGCCCAAAGATTTTGATGTGGTTACCAATGCAGATCCCGAGCAAATTCAGGCGGTATTTAAGCGCCAATGTACCTTAATAGGGCGCCGCTTTCGTTTAGCGCATGTGCGCTTTGGGCGCAATGTGATTGAAGTGGCGACCTTTAGAGGTGAGGGTGAAGCCTCGACCAGCTCTAGTGCCATCAAAAAACGCTTTGGCAGACGCCAAGAACCTTTGCGCCAAGTCGATGATACCGGCCGTTTGTTGCGCGACAATATTTATGGCAGCATGGATGAAGACATTTGGCGCCGTGATTTTACCGTCAATAGCCTATATTACAATATCCGTGATTTTTCTATTATTGATTATGCGGGCGCTTTAGAAGATATTGAAAAAGGGCAGTTGCGTTTAATTGGCGACCCAGAAGAGCGCTATCGTGAAGACCCGGTGCGCATGATTCGTGCGGTGCGTTTTGCGGCAAAATTGGGCTTTAAGATAGAGGTGGCAACTGAAAAACCGCTGTTTGAATTAGGCAGTTTGTTGTTGGATGTATCGAATGCACGCTTGTTTGAAGAAGTGTTAAAACTTTTCCACAGTGGCGTTGGGTTGGAAGTGTTTGAAAAGCTTCGCCATTATGGCTTGTTTGAGTATATCTTCCCATTAACGCACCAAACTCTGGCTTATGAGGATGATCATTTTCCCAAAATGCTGGTGATTGAGGCCTTGAAAAGCACCGATGCGCGAATTCAAGAAAATAAAAGTGTGAATCCTTCGTTTTTGTTTGCCGCCATGTTGTGGGAACCCATGCGTGATTTAATGGAGCAGTATCAGGAAGAGGGTGAATCTTTGCAAGATGCCTTGCATCATGCTGCCAATGAAGTGTTGAACGCACAAATTAAGAGCACTGCCATTCCAAAACGCTTTACGGCGCAAATGCGCGAAATTTGGGTGATGCAGTTTAGATTGCCCAGTCGCCATGGCGATAAAGCACAAAGATTAACCGAGCATCCACGCTTTAGAGCGGCTTATGATTTCTTGGGCGTAAGGGTTGCGGCTGGCGAAGAAGATTTGGCGAGTTTGTTTGACTGGTGGACCCAATATCAAGAAAAAAATCCCGTTGAACAGGTTGCTTTTGCCAATGATATTGAACAGCCATCGCGCCGTAAAAAACGCCCAAGACGCAACCGTAATCCTTATCGTAAAAGCAGTGGTGCGAAAGCCAACACTGGCGATTTGTAA
- a CDS encoding methyltransferase family protein, whose amino-acid sequence MTQLKHPLISYSLVFIQFLIIGALLFTGPWLASLQGAIWQVAGVLLGLWALQTMHLGRFNIIPDPRPDSSLVQAGPYRLIRHPMYASILLFFIPLVIEAPSMLRWGLLGILIVDLFIKLHYEESLLKIQFSDYADYQTRSRKIIPFIY is encoded by the coding sequence ATGACCCAACTAAAACACCCGTTGATTTCCTACTCTTTAGTATTTATTCAATTCTTAATCATAGGCGCGCTACTCTTTACCGGACCTTGGTTGGCCAGTTTACAAGGAGCCATTTGGCAAGTTGCTGGTGTCTTGCTGGGGCTTTGGGCACTGCAAACCATGCACTTGGGGCGCTTTAACATTATTCCCGACCCGCGTCCGGATTCGAGTTTGGTACAAGCTGGCCCTTATCGTTTAATTAGGCACCCAATGTATGCATCCATTTTGTTATTTTTTATCCCCTTAGTTATAGAAGCGCCTTCAATGTTACGCTGGGGGCTTTTAGGTATTTTGATCGTGGATTTGTTCATCAAACTGCATTACGAAGAAAGCCTGTTAAAAATTCAGTTTAGCGACTATGCAGATTATCAAACCCGCAGCCGCAAGATCATCCCTTTTATTTATTAA
- the trpS gene encoding tryptophan--tRNA ligase codes for MAKPTLLSGIQPSGDLMIGNYIGSIKNWVKLQDDYNCLFSLVNMHAITVEQNPAELAKRSLDFVALYLASGIDPAKSTVFIQSHVPEHAELAWILNCSTYMGELSRMTQFKDKSQKHESNINVGLFDYPVLMAADILLYQSELVPVGADQKQHLELTRDLANRYNNRFEREIFKVPEPFIPETTSGGRIMSLQDPTSKMSKSDDNKGNFIALLDDPKTILKKFKKAETDSGSDIIYDLDNKPGISNLLTIYSVISGKSIPEVVQHFEGKMYGHLKVELGELVVEYLRPIQEDYYRIRDNETELKAILKTGAAQAREKAQATLRSVHEAIGFVLP; via the coding sequence ATGGCAAAACCCACTTTACTCAGCGGCATTCAACCTTCTGGCGATTTGATGATTGGCAATTATATTGGCTCGATTAAAAATTGGGTAAAACTACAAGATGACTACAACTGCTTGTTTTCACTGGTTAATATGCACGCCATTACCGTTGAACAAAACCCCGCAGAACTCGCTAAACGCAGTCTAGATTTTGTGGCTTTGTATTTAGCCAGCGGCATTGACCCTGCAAAAAGCACTGTGTTTATTCAATCTCATGTGCCAGAGCATGCCGAATTGGCGTGGATTTTAAACTGCTCAACTTACATGGGCGAATTAAGTCGCATGACGCAATTTAAAGACAAATCGCAAAAACATGAAAGCAATATCAATGTTGGTTTGTTTGATTATCCTGTGTTAATGGCTGCGGATATTTTGCTGTATCAGTCGGAATTAGTACCGGTGGGTGCGGACCAAAAACAACATTTAGAATTAACGCGTGATTTGGCAAATCGTTATAACAATCGGTTTGAACGCGAAATTTTTAAAGTACCAGAACCCTTTATCCCAGAAACCACTTCCGGTGGTCGCATCATGAGCTTGCAAGACCCAACCTCCAAAATGTCTAAGTCGGATGACAACAAAGGCAACTTTATTGCGTTGCTAGATGATCCAAAAACCATTTTGAAAAAATTCAAAAAAGCCGAAACCGATTCTGGCTCTGACATTATTTACGACTTGGATAACAAACCTGGCATTTCAAATTTACTGACCATCTACTCAGTCATCAGCGGCAAATCGATTCCAGAAGTGGTTCAGCATTTTGAAGGCAAAATGTATGGTCATTTAAAAGTAGAACTCGGGGAATTGGTGGTGGAATATTTGCGCCCAATTCAAGAAGACTATTACCGTATTCGTGATAACGAAACCGAATTGAAAGCCATCTTAAAAACTGGCGCCGCTCAAGCACGCGAAAAAGCCCAAGCCACTCTGCGCTCGGTGCATGAAGCCATAGGATTTGTATTGCCTTAA